A window from Solanum stenotomum isolate F172 chromosome 7, ASM1918654v1, whole genome shotgun sequence encodes these proteins:
- the LOC125871574 gene encoding soluble inorganic pyrophosphatase 4: protein MVPPIETQVKSPVSQKFSIPPLNERILSSMTRRSVAAHPWHDLEIGPDAPQIFNVVIEISKGSKVKYELDKKTGLIKVDRVLYSSVVYPHNYGFIPRTLCEDSDPLDVLVIMQEPILPGCFLRAKAIGVMPMIDQGEKDDKIIAVCADDPEYKHYADINELPPHRLAEIRRFFEDYKKNENKEVAVNDFLPSDKAFEAVQHSQDLYADYIVESLRR, encoded by the exons ATGGTTCCACCTATCGAAactcaagtcaagtctccagtGTCTCAGAAGTTCTCCATTCCACCTCTTAATGAAAGAATACTCTCTTCTATGACACGGAGATCAGTTGCAGCTCATCCTTGGCATGATCTTGAGATAG GACCTGATGCTCCACAGATTTTTAATGTG GTGATTGAGATCAGTAAGGGGAGCAAGGTGAAGTATGAACTTGACAAAAAAACTGGACTGATCAAG GTTGATCGTGTTCTTTACTCATCAGTTGTATACCCCCATAACTATGGGTTCATCCCTCGTACACTCTGTGAAGACAGTGACCCTCTGGATGTCTTAGTCATCATGCAG GAACCTATTCTTCCGGGTTGCTTTCTCAGAGCTAAAGCAATTGGTGTTATGCCCATGATTGATCAG GGAGAAAAGGACGACAAGATAATTGCTGTCTGTGCTGACGATCCTGAATATAAGCACTATGCTGATATCAATGAGCTGCCACCCCATCGTTTGGCTGAGATCCGTCGCTTCTTTGAGGACT ACAAGAAAAATGAGAACAAGGAGGTTGCTGTTAATGACTTTCTTCCATCCGACAAAGCCTTTGAAGCCGTCCAGCATTCCCA gGATCTGTATGCAGACTACATTGTGGAGAGCCTGAGGAGATGA